The stretch of DNA AGCTGGTCCGCGACATCGTCGAGAACCGCCAGTACCACCTCCTCGAGGCGCTGGCCGAGGCCATCGCCGCGGTGCTCCTCGAGCAGCGCCACGCCCAGGGGGTGCGGGTCCGGGTGGCGAAGACGCCGCCGGTGCGGGGCGGCTTCGACCGCTTCGCGGTGGTGATCGAGCGGGAGCGCCCCGCCGGGTGAGCGGCACCTGCGTCCACTTCGACTGCACCGCCGGGGCCGGCGGCGACATGCTCCTCGCCGCCCTGCTCGACGCCGGCTGCCCGATCGAGCCGGTGCGTGCGGCGGTCCGCGCCTGCGGCGTCGACGAGGTCGAGATCGGCGTCACCGAGACCCTCCGCGCCGGGCTGCGCGGGCTGCTGCTCGGCGTCGAGGTCCGGGGCGCCCCGCGCCACCGCGGGCTCGGCGAGTGCCTCGAGGCGATCGCCACCGCCGGCCTCCCCACCCGGGTCGAGGGCTGGGCGTCGACCGCGGTGCGCCGGCTCGGCGAGTGCGAGGCGCGCCTCCACGGCATCGCGGTCGAGCGGGTCGAGCTCCACGAGCTGGGTGCGGTCGACACCCTCGTCGACGTCGTCGGAGTGTGCACCGCCCTCCACGAGATGGGCGCGACCGAGGTGCTCTGCTCGCCGCTCCCCGCCGCCCCCGGCAGCGTGGCCACCGAGCACGGCCTCCTCCCCCTCCCCGCCCCCGCCACCCTGGCGCTGCTCGCCGAGGCCCGGGCGCCGATCCGCCCCGGGCTGCCCGGGGTCGAGCAGGTGACCCCGACCGCGGCGGCGCTGCTCACCACCCTCGCCCGCTTCGCCAGCCCGGCGATGCGGCTGCGTGCGGTCGGCCACGGCGCGGGCACGCGCGACGACCCACGGCGGCCCAACCTGGTCCGCTGCTGGGTCGGGGACGCCGAGGGCCGCGAGGCGGGCACGCTCGCCGGCTTCGACGACGCCTGCGTCGAGCTGCGCACCAACCTCGACGACGCCGCGCCCGCGGTGGTCGCCGACCTGGCCGCGCGGGTGCTCGCCGCGGGGGCGCTCGACGCCTGGGTGGCGGCGGTGACGATGAAGAAGGGCCGCCCCGGCCACGTGCTCCACGCCCTGGTGCCGGCCGGCGCCGAGGCCGCCGTCGCCGCCCTGCTGCTGGTCGAGGGGCCCACCCTCGGGGTGCGGGCCACCCCGGCGCCGCGGATGGTCGCCGAGCGCGACGTGCTGGCGTTCGCGTCGCCGCTGGGCGAGGTGCGGGTGAAGCGCAAGCTGGTCGGGGGCCGGGTGGTCGACGCCCGTCCCG from Candidatus Dormiibacterota bacterium encodes:
- a CDS encoding dihydroneopterin aldolase, which codes for LVRDIVENRQYHLLEALAEAIAAVLLEQRHAQGVRVRVAKTPPVRGGFDRFAVVIERERPAG
- the larC gene encoding nickel pincer cofactor biosynthesis protein LarC: MSGTCVHFDCTAGAGGDMLLAALLDAGCPIEPVRAAVRACGVDEVEIGVTETLRAGLRGLLLGVEVRGAPRHRGLGECLEAIATAGLPTRVEGWASTAVRRLGECEARLHGIAVERVELHELGAVDTLVDVVGVCTALHEMGATEVLCSPLPAAPGSVATEHGLLPLPAPATLALLAEARAPIRPGLPGVEQVTPTAAALLTTLARFASPAMRLRAVGHGAGTRDDPRRPNLVRCWVGDAEGREAGTLAGFDDACVELRTNLDDAAPAVVADLAARVLAAGALDAWVAAVTMKKGRPGHVLHALVPAGAEAAVAALLLVEGPTLGVRATPAPRMVAERDVLAFASPLGEVRVKRKLVGGRVVDARPELDDCLRLAAATGRPLHLVIDTVSAAARAEMIP